In the genome of Stomoxys calcitrans chromosome 4, idStoCalc2.1, whole genome shotgun sequence, the window tagagaaaatttcatggaaattttgtctttagagaaaatttcatggaaattttgtctttagagaaaatttcatggaaattttgtctttagagaaaatttcatggaaattttgtctttagagaaaatttcatggaaattttgtctttagagaaaatttcatggaaattttgtctttatagaaaatttcctagaaattttgtctttagagaaaagttcctagaaattttgtctttagagaaaatttcctagaaattttgtctttagagaaaatttcctagaaattttgtctttagagaaaatttcctagaaattttggtAATTATGTCCTCAGACCATATCCTTTATTTTCACAGTCATCaactttttttctctcttttgtGACTTTTCTCTGCATTTTTGCCATTTCTTTGCATAATGACATTTTCTATTTTACCATTTTCCCCCGTTTTTGTGTTCTTTCTTTTTAGGTTTCAGTTTGCAAACCAATTAATCCCGATCACAATATAAGTTTGGAATGGACAGAGAACTCTGTGCCGGCACAGAATGAAATAACAATGGAAATGATATGGTCGCCCTTAGTCGACGTTTCGTGTAAGGAAACACTGCAGCTAATCGATGATAGAAATTTCCGCAAAGATGTTATGATAATCCTTAAATCCCTGCCAAATAAACCAGTGAAGGTAGGTAGGCCCCCAACCGGCCCCCAACCGGCCCCCACCCGCCCAATCATATTATGCTAATATTTTTGAGTATCTTTCAATTTCCATCTGAAATTTCTTAATAATTGCCTTCCTGCTCTTTCTATGTTCCATATGCTGTTTGCTCTGGCttccaccacacacacacaaacacacacattgTGCGCAAACAAAGAATGTGCGCAAATTTCCCACCATCTCATCGAGCAACAATACCCATGTGAAAACTCTGCGCCTCAAATCCCCCACAAGTGCGGCCAACAAACACAGCAGTAGattaacacaacaacaactgcagcaGCAGGCCCAAAAGAAAAGATTGGCGGCTACGGCGTTTGAACAAAACAACAAATCCCAAGGGGGTGTAGTGGTGGCGGTGGCTAACAAAGCAAGTGAAACAAAACCGCCCTTGCCTTCACAGTTGGCATCGCAATCGAAAGCCTCCAATCACAACAAGAAGACAACAAGCGCAGTCAATAAGCTGGCGGCTCCAATGCCAACATTGCGTGATAATGCTTCCACAATGAAAGCCTATATGCAGACGCACACATCGCCGCTCACAGAACGCAATATTTATGCAAATGAAAATGAtcatgtggtggtggtggctgcGAATCTTTCACCACATATTCTTGTTGAGAATCAGCAGCTCAAGGAGAATGTAAGCCCATTGGCCTTGTCCAATGTGTTGGATATGATAGACGAATTAAAATTTACTCCGGCCACTGTAACATTGTCAAGAGCCCCACAATCACGGCTGGAAAATTTGGCATTGTTGCCCACaccaatggctgcgttggcaaCGCCTATAGCCTCATTGCCGCTTGCAGTTACCCCAGATCAAACGGACAATGTGCGGGAATTGAAACCGCGTTGCTTAACCACCGAATTGTATGCAGAAGAAGAACAGGCAGCCTCGAATGAAGACATCCACAATGACACCAAAGGCGTGAGCATAGTCATAACTAACAAAACCTTTGAGGTCAAACATTGTGAGAGCTTGGAAATTTCAGGTGAGCAGTTAAATTGCTCCAGTGGCACTGATAGCAGTCGTCCCAACAGTGCCCTGGGCTTGCCTTTGAACAAAACCACTGTCATAAGCACCACTCCAGTGGCCAGGCCTTTGGAAATTATAAGGGAGGAGGACAATACAAGTCCCACTCAGGCCATCCTCACTCCTACGGATGAGCGTTTGGAGTCTCCCAAGGCAGGCACTGAAGAAGATCTGAAACGTGACATAAAACTGGTGGGAACTCCGCTGCGCAAATACTCAGAATCTATGAAAGACTTGTATCAGAAATCACCACAAGCCGCTGTGCTTACCCAGGGCTCCTTGCCCAATCTCAATGAGATGGAGAGCATCAAATCATTCGAACAAAATCGTTATTTCCAACAGGCTACTTCCCAGGTGAAACTCAGCAGTTCCCGTTCCACAACAGGGCACGGAGCAACTTGCAGTGTCACCATTAAGACAGAAGGCGGTGATGCCAATGAATCTGCGGATCTGTTAAATGCCAGCCAAGCCAGTTTAATATCACACCCTGATGTCATGTTCaatcacaatgaaattttggcccAATCCAGCCGTTTCAACTTAAACGAAGTGGGCCTTAAATACCGCAAGTGTAGTCCAGTGGTTAATAAAACGAAAAACACAAATTCCAAGAACCAAACCACCACAACTCCCCCTTCCAGAATGGGGAAAACGAAACTAAATACTGTCATTGAATCATCACATGGCCATAAAAGAAGATCCGCGGAACTTTCCTTTTCCGATTCACAGAGTGTTGATTCCATAGTGAGTTCTTGTAGCACCAAAACGAATTCCACAAAATCAAGTTATTCGGCAGTTTCCCCACCCAAACGACAAAGATTGGACTTAAGAAGCCCCTCTTGTGCAAATGGGGCAACTTCCAAGGTAAAGTCTTGGGGTCAAACGCAACCCAAAAAGTTCAAAATGGCCAAAACCTTATCGTTGGTTAAGAAGCCTTTAACGCCTCGCAAAGCCAAGGAGGAGCCCCGCACTCGTCTCTATGATTCAGAGCTTTTCCTGCAGCCGTACATTAATCCCGATCCATTTGCTGCAACCACAACCTGTGATCCCTTCTTGGCTTCTACCATGTACTTAGATGAAGCTGCTGTGGATCGTCATCAAACGGATTTTAAGAAATGGCTCAATGCCTTGGTAACCATGCCTGCTGATTTGGACACTGATTCCAATGCCAAAATTGATGTGGGAAAACTATTCAATGAAGTCCGTCACAAGGACTTAATTTTGGCACCCACCAAAGAGGAACAGTCCATGAACTATCTAACCAATTTTCGCCTGGAGTCTTTGCGCAAGGCAGCAGTTCAATTGTTCCTGAGCGAGGAAATGCGTGGACCCTGCTCCAAAGTGGCAGTTTATGTGCAAAAGAATGCCATGCGCATACGTAGTGATCGTAATTTGCATTTGGATGTGGTTACACAGAGAGAAATTCTGGAATTACTATTGTGCTTTAATCCTTTGTGGTTGCGTTTAGGCCTAGAGGTTGTCTATGGTGAGAAGATACACTTACAGTCGAATCGCGATATAGTGGGCTTAAGTACTTTCATCTTGAACAGGTAAGCTGAACATTATTTTAAACTCTCCGCTATGGTAATTTGACTTTTCACGACTTCACACGGAGGGAAAGGGGCTCATTAATCTCTATTGGATAAAAGTTTTTCGAACACGAGAGGACATGGAGAATCATCGAACCTATTGAGTCCACGTACCCTCTGTGGACAAATGGATGCCGACACTCTTCTGCGTATGGTGGAGTTGAAGAACGTGGCAACTACCATAGGTAGGACTGAGAATTCGGACGACATACAGAAGGATAGGGAAGGTACATGCTGTGAACAGTGGTCCCGTCGGGATCCCAGTCAGGCCGGGAGAAATGAAAACTGATTGCAGACCAGAAACTACCCCTTTCATGGCGGAAGACCCCTGACACGGTCTGGGAGAGACCCCTACCACTCTTCCAGACAGCCCCTACTATGCAGAGAGCTGTTTCTCTTGCTGCTGCCCACTATGAAAAGGAACAGATCAAAGAAACTCAGCCGGGgacaaaggaaaaacaaaaccagttgctgttgctgctattGAGATAGTGATTCTCGCCGAACTTTATGATCCATGCGACCGATCGCCCCGGGAACGTTATGGCCAGTGGTTATTTAAAGTCGTCCGGAATTGGCCTTGCCACTtcaagtatcataggcacttagtatttaggcaaaagccggtgccacaaggcctctcattgagacgctccactcgataccgctgattgtccacgactacAATTGTAGTTTCCCTACCTACCCAAGATGCATTCTATTATGTACAACCTGTGGACAAAATACAAATTCGCTCatgaaggaacaggggaaaacttctcatatatcaatgagtgctgtctgatccaagtttaagctcaatgataaggggcctcctttttatagccgagtccgaacggcgtgccgcaggtcGACATCTCTTTGTGAAGAAGTTCTTACATGGCTGCTACAACAAAtggtacagttgttgttgttgtcgtcgtagccacattttcatgtggaggtggctatCCTCGCCAATCTCCTGTAGATGTGcaggctcgttccggtctataggaccgatcgccgcggaaacattggttatttaaaggcgccaataacccaccttgtcatattgagcatcaaaggcactcagtatttgtgcaagagccagtgccgcactgagactctccgctcgataccgctgattgtccgcgactgccgttgcagctgctccgtgtggagcattccaccgttcgcaacctgtggacgcgcccggtagcacgcagctaagcttctcttgacagcaatgaataccacacagatcggacctcaatgttccagcctgcgtggtgctcacagctattgtATGCCGGGatatggtacagtacctcacaaatgtcgccagcattaggaggggataaccaccgttgaataaATTCCAGGTgctctcgccaggtttcgaacccaggcgttaagcgaCATAGGGGGACGCGCCTGGTACTTCTCATttaagcttctcatgataacaatgaaccccacacaaatcggagctcagtgTTCCAGCCCGCATGGTGGTATGGGCTAGTGCTAATGGGCTTTACACAAACCCAGAAAGACTGAGTTGGTACTTTTAACCTGGACCAGGGGAAAAACATCTGGGTATGGACCAGAAACTACTCCGATTACGACAAATGAGACATCTGTTTCCGCCTGGAAAAGTCCCCGCCACTCTTTCAGATGTTCCGTACTACGCGGCAGGTTGTTTCTTGCAAAACCCCTGCAAAAATGGAAATGTTAAAAGAGAAGACTCATCTGGCAGCATAAAAGTCAATGAGGTCCCTGGTGGTGGCTGGGTAACCGATGGCTAACGAACTTGGTATCAATCCCAGAAAGACTGAGCTGGTACTTtgtaccgggaaaagaagttgAACATTGTCAAGTGAACTGTCTTGTATGGGTTAGAGTTTTCCCGCTCTCTGTGGAGGCCAAAAAAACTGGGCGTGATTTTTTATCTGAAACTGAACTGGAAAAGGAAAGTCCTGGAAGGGATCAAAAGGGGAATGAGTGAGCCCTTCTCCTGTGGCAACTTGGTAAGAAGGAATTGAAAGCTTAGATCGGTTCGAGCGATCCATCAGTCTCTGAGCAGCTAGTCCTTCAAGGAAGATGCAGGCTATCACGACAGAGCGAGGGGGAGTGCCTCGAGAGAAACACTGAATGTCATGCTCGATCTCATGTCTTTGCACATAGGCAGTGTTTCGTTGTTGACGGTCTGAACGTCGTTTTTTGCAAAAAACTAACCTCATGTCTAAAGCCATTCCACTTTTTCCTCATCCTTTTGTATACATGGATAGGTCGAAATTAGTTTGGGGACACCGGGACATGGTCTTTATTAAATTCCTAGGAATTTGTGAGtttttaaggcttctgggcgggtGAGCGTCTTTCAGCAGGAGGAGACAATCAGTGGTATAGAGTGGAAAGTCGTAGTGAGAGGCAGTGTGGCACCGGCACATGCTTGTTAATGTGTGGCCGAGTCATTGAGAATTGGGTCCAAAGTATTGACAGATGTCAACGTGCCCACGGTGGCCATATGAACGAAGTCGAGTTATACAGCggcttgataccgctgattttccGCTAGTGCAGTTACAGctttccgtatggagcattccactatcccccACCTtaacttctcgtgataacgaaaaACACCAAACagtttggagctcaaagttccaactTGTGTGgtactcatagttatcccgtgtcgagatccatgttgttgctgtagcagtgtattatacagtgaggcggtagcccttgccaaagaaggactccatcggctcaatccggtacgtgcagccggctgccttgggattggaGAAATATCCATGGCCCTCCCTATGTACATTTCGAGTTCAATTTACAGTTCTTCGTTTCATAGTAGCCCCCAATTTGAACATGGCCTCGTATAGCATTTGATTTCGTCGTCACATAAATTGATCCCCAATTTAGCTTAAAGCCCGGTCGCACTTAATGCCTCCTTTATTTGGTTTGTTTAACTAAAACAGCTTTCTTTTTcaattcttcttcttttttgtaAAACAGATTCTTCCGTGATAAGTTCCTGGAGCAGAAATACTCAAAGGCCTACACCCTGTCCGAAGAATATGCCGATCATATCAAAAAGTTTACTTTGCAGAAATTCTTCTTCCTTATGCTGTTTTTGGATAAGGCCAAGGAGAAACGCATCATCACCCACAATCCTTGTCTGTTCATTAAAAAGTCGCCGCACAAAGAAACTCGTGAAATTCTACTGCGTTTCTCTTGTGAACTGCTGGCCAATGTGGGTGACATAACGCGCGACCTAAAACGCCTGGGTTATGTTCTGACccacaaacaaaattatttggATGAGTTTGACTATGCTTTCCACAATCTGGCAGTTGATTTGCGTGATGGCATACGTTTGACTCGTGTAATGGAAATCATTTTGCTGCGCGATGATCTGACCAAACAACTTAGGGTTCCTGCCATATCTCGCCTGCAACGTGTATTCAATGTTAATTTGGCCATTAAGGCTTTGGGGGAAGCTGACTTTCAATTAAAGGGCGAAATAACAGCCAATGACATAGTAGATGGCCACAGGGAGAAGACTTTGTCCTTGCTGTGGCAAATCATTTACAAATTCAGATCACCCAAATTCCATGCGGCTGCCAAAGTTATACAACAATGGTGGCGCAATTCCTGGCTGCGAGTTGTTGTGGGCAGGCGTATACGACGCAAAGAAGAATTGAAGAGGGAAGCTGCGGCCACCACCATACAAAAGGTCTATCGAGGTTTCAGAACACGGCGACAGGTGGCAGCCTTCAAGAAACGGATAACCCAAGCTGTGGTGGTGTTGCAAAAACATACGCGTCGCTATCTGGCTCGTCGCAAATATCTCGCAGTGGTGCAACGTGTAATGCAGATACAAAAATGGCTAAGAACAGTGCGCTTGGGCAGAGAAGAACGTCAGCGTTATAAAAAGATACGAGAAGCTACAGTGAGCCTACAGCGCCATTGGCGCAGTAGGCAGGAGGCTAGAGCCCTTAGGCAACAGGCAGCCTTGGAGAAATGTAAATATCATCAGGAAAGGAAACAGGCAGCCTGTCGCATACAAGCCTTATGGAGAGGCTATCAGGCTCGCCGTGTTTTCTCGCAGACTATTTCTGCGGTTTTGGCTTGCCAAAGGCTGTATCGAGCCCGCAAACTCATGCTACAAGACGCCAGCAACTATCAACAATTAAGACAAGCCACAATATTGGTGCAAAAACGGTTTAGAGCCAAACGGGAAATGCAAAGTCAAAGAGATGCCTATCAACGTTTAAGAGCGTCTTGTGTTTTGGTGCAAAGCCACTATCGAGCCAATGTCTTAATGCGCCAACAGAGAGCAGAATATCTTAGTATTCGCCAGAAAATTGTGTTCATACAGCAAAAATGGAGAGCCACCTTACTGAGCCGCCGTACCAGAGTTCATTTCATTTCTGTGCAATATTACACCACGGTGTTGCAACAAAAATTCCGGGCCCGCAAACAAATGCGCATTGATCGTCAGAATTACCTGCATCTAAGAGACTGTGTCATCAACATACAGAGGCGCTATAGAGCCAAACTGCTAATGCGTGTAGAATATCGCCAATATCAGGCCAAGGTAAAGGCCATAGCTGTCATCCAGAGTCGTTTTCTGGCCTATAAGAAAATGCGCTACCAAAGAGCCAAATATCAAGGCACCAGAGCTGCAGTGCTATGCATACAGGAGCATTTTAGGAATTTCCAGCAAATGAAAGAGGATCGCAGCAAGTATTTGACTATGAAGAAGGCTGCTGTCACCATACAGCAGGCATATCGTTTGCATTGCATTATGAAGGCCCAACAAGGGAACTATCAAAAGCTGAAGCAAGCGGTTGTCTGCATACAGCAGAGATATAGAGCCACATTGGCTATGAGGCTACAAAGACAGCTGTATATGCGACAACGTTCCCTAATCATTACCATACAGCAGCGTTACAGAGCTATTCTATTGGGTCGCCGTGTAAGACAGCAATATCTGCATACACGCCAGCTTATCATGGGCTTACAAAGACGCTTTAGGGCCAGACGGCAAATGCAAACGCAACGGCAGCTTTATCTGCAAACCAAATCTCAAATTATACGCATTCAAACCCAATTCCGTGGCTTCCTGCTCATGAAGCGTCAACGCAGTCATTACCAACTTCAACGTACCGCTGCCATAAAAATTCAAACTTGGTATCGCTCCATATTACAGATGCGCCAGGAACAGCAGGGTTATCAACGTATACGCTGCTCCAGCATCACAATACAACAGAAATGGAGAGCCACCATACAGGCACGCAATCAGCGAAAGCTCTTCCTCAACACCatacaaaaaattgtctatttGCAGAGAGTCATAAGGGCCACCCTTGCAATGCGTGCGACGCGTCTAGAGTACGAAAAGCAACGCCAAGCTGCCATCATCATACAACAACGCTACAGGGCCCAAAGGGAAATGTTGCAAATACGCTCGCAATATCAATTAATACGTTCCCTTATAATCTGCATACAAAGCAAGTATCGAGCCAATTTGGAAATGCGTCGAGTGCGTCAAGATTTTCTTTTGCTGCGCCGTACCACCATACATTTGCAACAGAAATATCGTGGAAGGTTGCTGATGCGTGAGCAGCGTGAACATTTTGTGCAATTGCGGACAACCATTGTGGACTTTCAAGCTCATGCTCGTGGGGCTTTGGCTCGTCGCCGTTTCCAAGCTCTCATGACACCAGAAATGAAGGAGTTGATACGCCAAAAGAAGGCGGCAAAGATTATTCAACGTTTCTGGCGAGGTTATCGCATACGCAAGAGATTGCACAATGTTCGTATTAAAGTCATCAGGCAGAATATAGCATTGCTCAAAGATTCGACAAATGCCATGAATACCATACGATTTAAGGTACAAGATGCTGTAAGGATTTTGCGGGGACGATTTAGTGCATCGGAGGCCTTGAGTGTTTTGGTGCGATTAGGTAAGTTGAGGGTATTTATAAATTGTTGGTTCAAAAGCAACAAAAGTCACAACTAAATTTTACAACATTGCATTAAGTTAAGGAGAAGAGGCC includes:
- the LOC106092757 gene encoding protein abnormal spindle, which encodes MSAFEVKVTPTRCKNKRLAESREPTEVVMAPFSGKSIVLFEGVPVTKTAKRILRIINPSEADIEVSVCKPINPDHNISLEWTENSVPAQNEITMEMIWSPLVDVSCKETLQLIDDRNFRKDVMIILKSLPNKPVKNVRKFPTISSSNNTHVKTLRLKSPTSAANKHSSRLTQQQLQQQAQKKRLAATAFEQNNKSQGGVVVAVANKASETKPPLPSQLASQSKASNHNKKTTSAVNKLAAPMPTLRDNASTMKAYMQTHTSPLTERNIYANENDHVVVVAANLSPHILVENQQLKENVSPLALSNVLDMIDELKFTPATVTLSRAPQSRLENLALLPTPMAALATPIASLPLAVTPDQTDNVRELKPRCLTTELYAEEEQAASNEDIHNDTKGVSIVITNKTFEVKHCESLEISGEQLNCSSGTDSSRPNSALGLPLNKTTVISTTPVARPLEIIREEDNTSPTQAILTPTDERLESPKAGTEEDLKRDIKLVGTPLRKYSESMKDLYQKSPQAAVLTQGSLPNLNEMESIKSFEQNRYFQQATSQVKLSSSRSTTGHGATCSVTIKTEGGDANESADLLNASQASLISHPDVMFNHNEILAQSSRFNLNEVGLKYRKCSPVVNKTKNTNSKNQTTTTPPSRMGKTKLNTVIESSHGHKRRSAELSFSDSQSVDSIVSSCSTKTNSTKSSYSAVSPPKRQRLDLRSPSCANGATSKVKSWGQTQPKKFKMAKTLSLVKKPLTPRKAKEEPRTRLYDSELFLQPYINPDPFAATTTCDPFLASTMYLDEAAVDRHQTDFKKWLNALVTMPADLDTDSNAKIDVGKLFNEVRHKDLILAPTKEEQSMNYLTNFRLESLRKAAVQLFLSEEMRGPCSKVAVYVQKNAMRIRSDRNLHLDVVTQREILELLLCFNPLWLRLGLEVVYGEKIHLQSNRDIVGLSTFILNRFFRDKFLEQKYSKAYTLSEEYADHIKKFTLQKFFFLMLFLDKAKEKRIITHNPCLFIKKSPHKETREILLRFSCELLANVGDITRDLKRLGYVLTHKQNYLDEFDYAFHNLAVDLRDGIRLTRVMEIILLRDDLTKQLRVPAISRLQRVFNVNLAIKALGEADFQLKGEITANDIVDGHREKTLSLLWQIIYKFRSPKFHAAAKVIQQWWRNSWLRVVVGRRIRRKEELKREAAATTIQKVYRGFRTRRQVAAFKKRITQAVVVLQKHTRRYLARRKYLAVVQRVMQIQKWLRTVRLGREERQRYKKIREATVSLQRHWRSRQEARALRQQAALEKCKYHQERKQAACRIQALWRGYQARRVFSQTISAVLACQRLYRARKLMLQDASNYQQLRQATILVQKRFRAKREMQSQRDAYQRLRASCVLVQSHYRANVLMRQQRAEYLSIRQKIVFIQQKWRATLLSRRTRVHFISVQYYTTVLQQKFRARKQMRIDRQNYLHLRDCVINIQRRYRAKLLMRVEYRQYQAKVKAIAVIQSRFLAYKKMRYQRAKYQGTRAAVLCIQEHFRNFQQMKEDRSKYLTMKKAAVTIQQAYRLHCIMKAQQGNYQKLKQAVVCIQQRYRATLAMRLQRQLYMRQRSLIITIQQRYRAILLGRRVRQQYLHTRQLIMGLQRRFRARRQMQTQRQLYLQTKSQIIRIQTQFRGFLLMKRQRSHYQLQRTAAIKIQTWYRSILQMRQEQQGYQRIRCSSITIQQKWRATIQARNQRKLFLNTIQKIVYLQRVIRATLAMRATRLEYEKQRQAAIIIQQRYRAQREMLQIRSQYQLIRSLIICIQSKYRANLEMRRVRQDFLLLRRTTIHLQQKYRGRLLMREQREHFVQLRTTIVDFQAHARGALARRRFQALMTPEMKELIRQKKAAKIIQRFWRGYRIRKRLHNVRIKVIRQNIALLKDSTNAMNTIRFKVQDAVRILRGRFSASEALSVLVRLDRISRTVPHLLMCRSDFISTFCYGIMAQAIRSEVDKQLIMYCSRIILNLARYNSTTANTFQEGGLVTIAQMLLRWCDKDCEIFNTLCTLIWIFAHCPVKRKIIRDFMTTTDAIYMVRETKKLVARKEKMKQNVRKPAVAITQRSGSQQQQQPNFSSRALPSLEPDYGVIRNKPYTFISSVYAFDTILYKLGIDIF